From a single Nicotiana tomentosiformis chromosome 2, ASM39032v3, whole genome shotgun sequence genomic region:
- the LOC104099355 gene encoding putative pentatricopeptide repeat-containing protein At5g43820, producing MLLARFLASRSTCLSISSLIPAFYHSFSSLPNSQSPETFSSNFDESHVLNQLSDLLPIRQTPLTEKPFPTESSDQNNQLEVRVLDELLTPEDKLRGIFLPKLQGKTAIDKALTSVDVELTVDLVAKVVNRGNLDAASMVTFFNWAIKQQKIPIDNHTYCIILKALGRRKFFKHMVEMLEDMRSRGIIPNLDTLYIVVDSFVRARRISKAIELFSGLEDYGLKCNTETLNVVLQCLCCRSHVGAASSLLVKMKAKVSFDVSTFNIVIGGWSRFGRVKEVERILKEMVDDGFEANNLTYSYLLECLGRAGRIDESVEIFEGLEEKGCVLDAAIYNAMISNFISHGEIDESVKYYGRMLNTGCEPNADTYMKLISAFLKARRVADAIEMFDEMLSRGMIVTTGTLTSFLEPLCSYGPPHAALMIYKKARQAGCRISLTAYKLLLMRLSRFGKCGMLLNIWNEMQESGYSSDMQIYEYVINGLCNIGQLENAVLVMEEALQKGFYPSRLIYSKLNNKLLASNKIEIAYKLFLKIKVARGNHNSQSYWRAKGWHF from the coding sequence ATGCTTCTGGCAAGATTCCTCGCTTCCAGATCCACTTGTCTGAGTATTTCCTCATTAATTCCTGCATTTTATCACTCATTTTCATCACTACCAAATTCTCAATCTCCCGAAACATTCTCCAGTAATTTTGACGAATCTCATGTTCTGAATCAGCTCTCTGACCTTTTACCCATCCGTCAGACCCCTTTAACCGAAAAGCCCTTTCCTACAGAATCCTCTGATCAAAACAATCAGTTGGAAGTTAGGGTTTTGGATGAGCTTTTAACTCCCGAAGATAAGTTACGGGGCATTTTCCTTCCGAAACTTCAGGGCAAAACTGCAATCGACAAGGCACTGACATCTGTTGACGTAGAATTAACTGTTGATTTAGTTGCTAAAGTAGTAAACAGAGGGAATTTAGATGCTGCATCAATGGTAACATTTTTCAATTGGGCTATCAAACAGCAAAAAATACCTATTGATAATCATACTTACTGTATAATTCTTAAAGCATTGGGCAGGAGGAAGTTTTTCAAACACATGGTTGAAATGTTGGAGGATATGAGGAGTCGAGGTATAATCCCTAATTTAGACACACTTTACATTGTGGTTGATAGCTTTGTTCGAGCTCGTCGCATTTCAAAGGCTATAGAATTGTTTAGTGGATTAGAGGACTATGGGTTGAAATGTAATACTGAGACACTTAATGTTGTTTTACAGTGTTTATGTTGTAGATCTCATGTAGGTGCTGCGAGTTCATTGCTTGTGAAAATGAAAGCGAAAGTCTCATTTGATGTTTCAACTTTTAATATTGTCATTGGTGGGTGGTCGAGATTTGGAAGAGTTAAGGAAGTTGAGAGGATCTTGAAAGAAATGGTGGATGATGGATTTGAGGCAAACAATTTGACTTACAGTTATCTTCTTGAATGTTTAGGGAGAGCTGGTCGAATTGATGAATCCGTTGAGATTTTTGAGGGGTTGGAGGAAAAAGGGTGTGTGCTTGATGCTGCGATCTACAATGCAATGATTTCGAATTTTATTTCACATGGTGAAATTGATGAATCTGTCAAATATTATGGGAGGATGTTAAATACGGGTTGTGAGCCAAATGCCGATACATATATGAAACTAATATCTGCTTTTCTCAAAGCTAGAAGAGTAGCCGATGCCATTGAAATGTTCGATGAAATGTTAAGCCGGGGGATGATTGTTACAACAGGGACTTTAACCTCTTTTCTTGAGCCTTTATGTAGCTATGGTCCACCCCATGCAGCTTTGATGATTTATAAGAAGGCGAGACAAGCTGGATGTAGGATATCCTTGACTGCATATAAGTTGCTGCTTATGCGGCTTTCTAGGTTTGGGAAATGTGGTATGTTGTTAAATATCTGGAATGAGATGCAAGAAAGTGGTTATTCTTCTGATATGCAAATTTATGAGTATGTCATCAATGGGCTTTGTAACATAGGGCAGCTTGAAAATGCTGTTCTGGTGATGGAGGAAGCTTTACAGAAAGGATTTTACCCTAGCAGGCTTATTTATAGCAAATTAAACAACAAGCTACTAGCTTCAAATAAAATAGAGATTGCATACAAGCTTTTTCTAAAGATAAAAGTTGCACGTGGAAACCATAATTCGCAATCATACTGGCGTGCTAAAGGGTGGCATTTCTAA